In a genomic window of Asticcacaulis sp.:
- a CDS encoding glycosyltransferase family 39 protein translates to MSLIDRLRRIPYLPLLAGLMVLRLVAGACAGLVPDETYYWLWAQHPSFGYYDHPPMVAWWIAAIPGLPDISALFVRLPFVLSFAGLSWLIYDTGKTLFSEVVARRALLWLNACLLLSIGSVVATPDPPSVLMWAFGLWALAKLQASGKGYWWMVFGLFAGLGVEAKYTNFFLGLGVLAWFVLDKPARKWLLTPWPWLGGVVALAAMAPNLVWNAQHHWITFAKQFGRIEGAHLTAQYLLEFLMSQPLLLNPLIFVFVVLGVKAWRKQRDNSPLTLLVALPLPLIAYMLVHVFHDRIQGNWPAPIFPGLVLLAAVGAEGGRFGWARKWAAPVGIGVSVIALLLMALSPVLPQQSGTAGLGLGWEKLSYAIHDKASETDSKWIATTDYNTQGELSLHMPDTSIIGMAERDRYNWPASPGMGKKALIVVNASHAPDLARCFTDLRDVGTVSRLKKPGRKSDFRLYTGLLKSTDCDMDSLDQ, encoded by the coding sequence ATGAGCCTGATCGACCGCCTCCGCCGCATTCCCTACCTGCCCCTGCTTGCGGGGTTGATGGTTCTGCGGCTGGTCGCGGGGGCTTGCGCCGGACTGGTGCCGGACGAGACCTATTACTGGCTGTGGGCCCAGCATCCGTCCTTCGGCTATTATGATCACCCGCCGATGGTGGCGTGGTGGATAGCCGCCATTCCAGGGCTGCCAGATATATCCGCCCTGTTTGTGCGCCTGCCGTTTGTACTGAGCTTCGCAGGTTTAAGCTGGCTGATCTACGACACGGGCAAAACACTTTTCAGCGAGGTTGTCGCCCGCCGGGCGCTGCTGTGGTTGAATGCCTGCCTGCTTTTGAGCATCGGCTCGGTGGTCGCCACGCCAGATCCGCCCTCGGTGCTGATGTGGGCTTTCGGATTATGGGCGCTGGCGAAATTGCAGGCCAGCGGCAAGGGCTATTGGTGGATGGTCTTCGGCCTGTTTGCCGGGCTGGGCGTCGAAGCCAAATACACCAACTTCTTCTTAGGCTTAGGCGTGCTGGCGTGGTTCGTACTCGACAAGCCGGCGCGGAAGTGGCTGCTGACGCCGTGGCCGTGGCTTGGCGGTGTTGTCGCCCTGGCGGCCATGGCGCCGAACCTGGTGTGGAACGCGCAGCATCACTGGATCACCTTCGCCAAGCAATTCGGCCGCATCGAAGGCGCGCACCTGACGGCGCAATACCTGCTGGAATTCCTGATGTCGCAGCCCCTGCTGCTCAATCCGCTGATCTTTGTGTTTGTTGTTCTGGGCGTGAAGGCGTGGCGAAAACAGCGCGATAACTCGCCGCTTACCCTGCTGGTCGCCCTGCCCCTGCCACTGATTGCCTATATGCTGGTCCATGTTTTTCATGACCGCATCCAGGGCAACTGGCCGGCGCCGATCTTTCCCGGACTGGTCCTGCTGGCGGCGGTTGGCGCGGAAGGCGGCCGGTTCGGCTGGGCCCGCAAATGGGCCGCGCCGGTGGGGATTGGCGTAAGCGTGATCGCTTTGCTGCTTATGGCCTTAAGCCCCGTCCTGCCGCAGCAAAGTGGCACCGCCGGTCTGGGTTTGGGATGGGAGAAGCTTAGCTATGCCATTCATGATAAAGCCTCCGAAACCGATAGCAAATGGATCGCCACAACCGATTACAACACCCAGGGTGAACTCAGCCTACATATGCCGGACACCTCAATCATCGGCATGGCCGAGCGCGACCGGTACAACTGGCCCGCCTCGCCGGGCATGGGTAAAAAAGCCCTGATCGTAGTCAATGCCAGCCATGCGCCCGATCTCGCCCGATGCTTCACCGACCTGCGCGATGTCGGCACGGTTTCGCGCCTGAAAAAGCCCGGCAGGAAGTCGGATTTCCGACTCTATACCGGGCTATTGAAATCAACCGACTGTGACATGGATAGTTTGGATCAGTAG
- a CDS encoding phospholipase C, phosphocholine-specific has protein sequence MSIDRRRFLLSSVLASALGTLPASIARALDIPADNRTGTIMDVQHVVILTQENRAFDHYFGTLSGVRGFSDRFPIPTVNGTVWSQPDEHDKKHLIAPFRFNTVQDFKYMRAEGTPHNFVNAQDAWDLGRLNNWPGAKHNHSLGYFTREDIPFQFALAEAFTICDAYHCAIHAGTNPNRLFIWTGTNDPSGTHNGPAIDNGYDNLKSDPQGHGGYEWVTYPERLTASGISWQIYQDMDDNFTDNPLAGFKLYRMADMSKSAPLMELAARSLRTRALDKLKEDVLADTLPQVSWIVATAAGSEHPGPSSPAQGADYTAQVLDALTANPAVWARTVFLINFDENDGYFDHMPPPSVPAKLDGVSYGESQVDTTGEYHNDKDWKDRPYGLGPRVPLYVISPWSKGGFVNSQVFDHTSVIRFLETRFGVHEPNISPWRRAVCGDLTTCFDFATPNTDTFFQALPETTATAERARKLSGQPTPKPPAEITPPVQEKGQRPTRPLPYAFEANAAPKPGFVVLDLANQSPDTAVVFHIYDRLSPASPPRRYTVKAGGQLTALIPADETYDLWLYAPNGFHRRFSGKTAQSIPAQWHGNSLTLIGDGQVILRDEAYGQPEKRITLSAGQAQTLPVELTSQWYDISVSGDGFSHRFAGHIETGKPSMTDPALGGPAVMKLV, from the coding sequence ATGTCCATCGATCGTCGTCGCTTTCTGCTGTCCAGCGTTCTGGCTTCAGCCCTTGGCACCCTGCCCGCCTCTATCGCCCGTGCGCTCGATATCCCCGCCGATAATCGCACCGGCACGATCATGGACGTGCAGCATGTCGTCATCCTGACGCAGGAAAACCGCGCCTTCGACCACTATTTTGGCACGCTCTCGGGGGTGCGCGGCTTTTCCGATCGCTTCCCGATCCCGACGGTCAATGGCACGGTGTGGTCGCAGCCGGACGAGCATGACAAGAAGCACCTGATCGCGCCTTTCCGCTTCAATACGGTGCAGGATTTCAAATATATGCGCGCGGAAGGCACGCCTCATAATTTCGTCAATGCGCAGGACGCCTGGGACCTGGGCCGACTGAATAACTGGCCGGGCGCCAAGCATAATCACAGCCTGGGCTATTTCACCCGCGAGGACATTCCTTTCCAGTTCGCCCTGGCCGAGGCCTTCACCATCTGCGACGCCTATCACTGCGCCATTCACGCCGGCACCAATCCGAACCGCCTGTTCATCTGGACCGGCACCAACGACCCCTCCGGCACGCACAATGGTCCGGCGATCGACAACGGCTATGACAACCTGAAATCCGACCCGCAGGGCCACGGCGGCTATGAGTGGGTCACCTATCCCGAACGCCTGACCGCTTCCGGCATAAGCTGGCAGATCTATCAGGATATGGACGACAACTTCACCGACAACCCCCTGGCCGGCTTCAAGCTCTACCGCATGGCCGACATGTCGAAATCAGCACCCTTGATGGAACTGGCGGCGCGGTCTTTGCGCACCCGCGCGCTCGACAAGCTGAAAGAGGACGTTCTGGCCGACACACTGCCGCAGGTGTCGTGGATCGTCGCCACGGCGGCAGGTTCCGAGCATCCCGGCCCGTCCTCGCCGGCTCAGGGCGCGGACTACACTGCCCAGGTGCTCGATGCCCTGACCGCCAACCCCGCCGTGTGGGCCAGGACCGTCTTCCTGATCAATTTCGACGAGAACGACGGCTATTTCGACCATATGCCGCCGCCTTCGGTGCCGGCCAAGCTGGACGGCGTCAGCTATGGCGAGAGCCAGGTCGATACCACCGGCGAATACCACAACGACAAGGACTGGAAGGACCGGCCCTATGGCCTCGGTCCGCGCGTCCCGCTCTATGTCATCTCACCTTGGAGCAAGGGCGGTTTCGTCAATTCGCAGGTCTTTGATCACACCTCGGTCATCCGCTTCCTGGAAACGCGCTTCGGCGTGCATGAGCCCAATATCAGCCCGTGGCGCCGCGCCGTCTGCGGCGACCTGACGACCTGTTTCGACTTCGCTACGCCGAACACCGACACTTTCTTCCAGGCCCTGCCTGAAACCACGGCTACGGCGGAACGCGCCCGCAAACTGAGCGGCCAGCCCACGCCAAAACCGCCCGCCGAGATCACGCCGCCGGTTCAGGAAAAGGGCCAGCGCCCGACGCGCCCCCTGCCCTACGCTTTTGAGGCCAATGCCGCCCCGAAACCCGGTTTTGTCGTCCTCGATCTGGCCAATCAAAGCCCTGATACGGCCGTCGTCTTCCATATCTACGATCGCCTGTCACCCGCATCGCCACCACGCCGCTATACGGTCAAGGCCGGCGGGCAACTGACGGCCCTGATCCCGGCGGATGAGACCTACGACCTGTGGCTCTACGCGCCGAATGGCTTCCACCGCCGCTTTTCCGGCAAGACCGCACAATCTATCCCGGCACAATGGCACGGCAACAGCCTGACCCTGATCGGTGATGGCCAGGTGATCCTCCGGGACGAAGCCTATGGCCAGCCGGAAAAGCGCATCACCTTATCCGCGGGGCAAGCGCAGACGCTGCCGGTCGAGCTGACGAGCCAGTGGTATGATATCAGCGTCAGCGGTGACGGTTTCAGCCATCGCTTCGCCGGTCATATCGAGACTGGCAAGCCCTCGATGACCGATCCGGCGCTGGGCGGCCCGGCCGTGATGAAGCTTGTCTGA
- a CDS encoding carboxylesterase family protein has translation MAEPTPPVSVTGGQISGTDNGEVRTWFGVPFAAPPVGDLRWRPPQAVVPWSGVKETRAFSPACRQTVAWISNPQSEDCLYLNIWAPQNTRKKQAENLPVIVWIHGGGYFGGTGAQPLYDGTRLTEKGVIVVTINYRLGVFGFLATPELSAESPDHASGNQGIEDQIAALQWVKANIASFGGDPDRVTIMGESAGANSVAVLIASPAAKGLFQRAIAESGNYSVPLDASENARADRKTAEAEGAAFMKAQGAATIADLRRMDADTLIRQTWGPRVIVDGDVLREDMTTTYRHHRQNDVPILVGWNADEGMDLAPEILGTGNFSAANYKGLVEKLLGHAPSDALLAAYPGTTDTQAHAAINQLTTDWWGWRMWYWTSLQAKGGKQKPYLYYFVHSPTEPATPCGYGCQAGHGAEIQYVFDQLDKDPRPWGAEDRQLADRLATYWTNFARTGDPNGADLSKWQAFDGSDASVFRIGTDDEIKRRGKLPDFRLFGIP, from the coding sequence TTGGCCGAGCCCACCCCGCCGGTTTCGGTAACCGGCGGGCAGATATCGGGCACGGATAATGGCGAAGTGCGCACCTGGTTTGGCGTACCCTTCGCCGCCCCGCCGGTCGGGGATCTGCGCTGGCGGCCGCCGCAGGCGGTCGTGCCGTGGTCGGGCGTTAAAGAGACCCGCGCCTTTTCACCTGCCTGCCGCCAGACCGTAGCCTGGATCAGCAACCCGCAGAGCGAGGACTGCCTCTATCTCAATATCTGGGCGCCCCAAAATACTAGAAAAAAGCAAGCCGAAAACCTGCCGGTCATCGTGTGGATACATGGCGGTGGTTATTTCGGCGGCACCGGCGCGCAACCGCTCTATGACGGCACCCGCCTGACGGAAAAGGGCGTGATCGTTGTTACGATCAATTACCGCCTCGGCGTGTTTGGTTTCCTGGCCACGCCTGAACTTTCCGCGGAATCGCCAGACCACGCGTCCGGCAATCAGGGGATCGAGGACCAGATCGCCGCGCTTCAATGGGTGAAGGCCAATATCGCGTCCTTTGGCGGAGATCCGGACCGCGTCACGATTATGGGCGAATCCGCCGGCGCCAATTCGGTGGCCGTGCTGATCGCGTCACCGGCCGCGAAGGGCCTGTTCCAGCGCGCGATCGCCGAAAGCGGCAATTACAGCGTGCCGCTGGACGCCAGTGAGAACGCCCGCGCCGATCGCAAAACGGCGGAGGCCGAGGGTGCCGCTTTCATGAAGGCGCAGGGCGCGGCCACTATCGCCGATCTGCGCCGCATGGATGCCGATACGCTGATCCGCCAGACGTGGGGGCCGCGCGTTATCGTCGATGGAGATGTGCTGCGCGAAGATATGACCACGACTTATCGCCACCACCGGCAAAACGATGTGCCGATCCTGGTCGGCTGGAATGCCGATGAAGGCATGGACCTGGCGCCGGAAATCCTCGGCACCGGCAATTTCAGCGCGGCCAACTACAAGGGGCTGGTGGAGAAGTTGCTCGGCCATGCGCCCTCCGATGCCCTGCTGGCCGCCTATCCGGGGACAACGGATACACAGGCCCATGCCGCGATCAACCAGTTGACCACCGACTGGTGGGGCTGGCGGATGTGGTACTGGACCTCCCTGCAAGCGAAGGGCGGGAAGCAAAAACCTTATCTCTATTACTTCGTTCATTCGCCGACCGAACCCGCGACGCCGTGCGGCTATGGCTGCCAGGCCGGGCATGGCGCGGAAATCCAGTACGTCTTTGACCAATTGGATAAAGACCCGCGGCCGTGGGGCGCTGAAGACCGGCAACTGGCCGACCGGCTGGCTACCTATTGGACGAATTTCGCCCGGACAGGCGATCCGAATGGCGCCGACCTGTCCAAATGGCAGGCGTTCGATGGCTCGGATGCGTCCGTTTTCCGCATCGGCACCGACGACGAGATCAAGCGGCGCGGCAAACTGCCGGATTTCAGGCTCTTCGGGATACCATAA
- a CDS encoding DUF5110 domain-containing protein, whose product MQSKARYDSQGEILRVANTYREKQYPLDIMVLDWFYWTRMGQMDINPAEFPDPDAMNKQLHDMGMQSIVSIWPRYETAGRYFNELDHKGFLLKDKDGKTVDGLPFRSDRTGGLIDATNPDARKWFWEHARDNILSHGFDYPWLDETEPDLVPDGNFFSIGSGDRYHNVFPLLHVEGVAQGMREWKPNKRVLILSRAAYLGSQRTGALFWSSDINPTWEALQRQIPTGLNMTASGIAYWGNDIGGWQWLPQTTSFTGTPLLDPSDARETVGQNNDYPELFTRWFEYGTFLPTLRLHGDRKHTEIWAFGKEAEAILADYDRLRYRLIPYLYSSAKQTYDTGAPFMRALWMDFPNDPNVADIGTQYMFGPAFLVAPVTKQGQTEKDVYLPAGADWYNYWTNEKMTGGQWVKVAAPIRQIPVFVKAGSIVPVGSDIQSTATKQSITALKVYPGMDGEFTLYDDDGTSYDYEKGKGATTTTLRWNDATQSLTATGNDKPFAKSAPSLVQIIGK is encoded by the coding sequence ATCCAGTCCAAGGCGCGCTATGACAGCCAGGGCGAAATCCTGCGCGTCGCCAATACCTACCGCGAGAAGCAGTATCCGCTCGATATCATGGTGCTCGACTGGTTCTACTGGACGCGCATGGGCCAGATGGACATCAATCCGGCCGAGTTTCCCGATCCGGACGCCATGAACAAGCAACTGCACGATATGGGGATGCAGTCGATCGTCTCGATCTGGCCGCGCTACGAGACCGCCGGGCGTTATTTCAACGAACTGGACCACAAGGGCTTCCTGCTTAAAGACAAGGACGGCAAGACGGTCGATGGCCTGCCCTTCCGCTCCGATCGCACCGGCGGCCTGATCGATGCCACCAACCCAGACGCGCGCAAATGGTTCTGGGAACACGCCCGCGACAATATCCTCAGCCACGGCTTCGATTATCCGTGGCTGGACGAGACTGAGCCGGACCTGGTGCCGGACGGCAACTTCTTCTCCATCGGTTCCGGCGACCGCTACCATAACGTCTTCCCGCTGCTGCACGTCGAGGGCGTGGCACAGGGGATGCGCGAGTGGAAGCCGAACAAACGCGTGCTGATCCTGTCGCGTGCCGCTTACTTGGGTTCGCAGCGCACCGGCGCGTTGTTCTGGTCATCGGATATCAACCCGACCTGGGAAGCGCTGCAACGCCAGATCCCAACCGGCCTCAACATGACCGCATCGGGGATTGCGTATTGGGGCAATGATATCGGCGGCTGGCAATGGCTGCCGCAGACCACCAGCTTCACCGGCACGCCCCTGCTCGATCCGTCGGATGCGCGCGAGACGGTCGGCCAGAATAACGATTACCCGGAACTGTTCACCCGCTGGTTCGAGTACGGCACCTTCCTGCCGACCCTGCGCCTGCACGGCGACCGCAAGCACACCGAAATCTGGGCTTTCGGGAAAGAGGCCGAGGCGATCCTGGCCGATTACGACCGCCTGCGTTATCGGCTGATCCCGTATCTCTACTCTTCGGCCAAACAGACCTACGACACCGGCGCCCCCTTCATGCGTGCTTTGTGGATGGACTTCCCCAACGATCCGAACGTCGCCGATATCGGCACGCAATACATGTTCGGTCCGGCCTTCCTGGTGGCCCCGGTGACGAAACAGGGGCAGACGGAAAAGGACGTGTACCTGCCGGCCGGCGCCGACTGGTATAATTACTGGACCAACGAAAAAATGACTGGCGGCCAATGGGTCAAGGTGGCCGCGCCCATAAGACAGATCCCGGTGTTCGTGAAGGCCGGCTCGATCGTGCCCGTCGGCTCCGATATCCAGTCGACCGCTACGAAGCAGTCGATCACCGCGCTGAAAGTCTATCCCGGCATGGACGGGGAGTTTACGCTTTATGACGATGACGGCACATCGTATGACTACGAAAAGGGCAAGGGGGCAACGACCACCACCCTGCGCTGGAACGATGCCACGCAAAGCCTGACGGCCACCGGCAATGACAAGCCATTCGCCAAATCGGCGCCCTCACTGGTGCAGATTATCGGAAAATAA
- a CDS encoding methyl-accepting chemotaxis protein, whose product MESARAGDAGKGFAVVASEVKQLAQQTAKATDEIRSKIGEIQSATSETVSSIDTIVRTIEQIGGLTTAIAASVEQQGYATQEIASNTNRAADGTREVTGHMAGVGDAAQQTGEAAQSLLGLSSDLETRSEDLQHEVMAFVGRLRAA is encoded by the coding sequence ATCGAATCCGCCCGTGCGGGTGACGCCGGCAAGGGCTTCGCGGTTGTCGCCTCCGAGGTCAAGCAACTGGCCCAGCAGACCGCCAAGGCGACCGATGAAATCCGCAGCAAGATCGGCGAGATCCAGTCGGCGACCAGCGAGACGGTTTCCAGCATCGATACGATTGTGCGTACCATCGAGCAGATCGGCGGTTTGACCACGGCGATTGCCGCCTCGGTCGAGCAGCAGGGCTATGCCACGCAGGAAATCGCCAGCAACACTAACCGCGCCGCCGACGGCACCCGTGAAGTCACCGGCCATATGGCGGGGGTTGGCGATGCCGCTCAGCAGACAGGTGAAGCCGCGCAATCGCTGCTCGGCCTGTCGTCCGATCTTGAAACCCGCTCGGAAGACCTCCAGCACGAGGTCATGGCCTTTGTCGGTCGTCTGCGCGCGGCTTAA